In a single window of the Streptomyces sp. HUAS ZL42 genome:
- a CDS encoding type IIA DNA topoisomerase subunit B, with product MTAETSVPSTALLAGADRDGSNYTARHLLVLEGLEAVRKRPGMYIGSTDSRGLMHCLWEIIDNSVDEALGGYCDHIEVILHDDASVEVRDNGRGIPVDVEPKTGLSGVEVVMTKLHAGGKFGGGSYAASGGLHGVGASVVNALSARLDVEVDRGGYTHAISFRRGVPGAFTADGPDAKFDAKSGLRKAKKIPKTRTGTRVRYWADRQIFLKDAKLSLETLHQRARQTAFLVPGLTIVVRDEYGLGEDGSKGEESFRFDGGISEFCEYLATDKPVCDVLRFTGQGTFKETVPVLDEHGQMTPTEVTRELGVDVALRWGTGYDTTLRSFVNIIATPKGGTHVAGFEQAVVKTMNEVLRAKKLLRVAEDDIVKDDALEGLTAVVTVRLAEPQFEGQTKEVLGTSAARRIVNTVISKELKAFLTSTKRDAAAQARVVLEKAVAAARTRIAARQHKDAQRRKTALESSSLPAKLADCRSDDVDRSELFIVEGDSALGTAKLARNSEFQALLPIRGKILNVQKSSVTDMLKNAECGAIIQVIGAGSGRTFDIDAARYGKIIMMTDADVDGSHIRTLLLTLFHRYMRPMVESGRVFAAVPPLHRIELVQPKKGQDKYVYTYSDRELRDKLMEFQSQGIRYKDSIQRYKGLGEMDADQLAETTMDPRHRTLRRINLSDLEAAEQVFDLLMGNDVAPRKEFISNSAATLDRSRIDA from the coding sequence GTGACCGCCGAGACGTCCGTGCCGTCCACAGCGCTGCTGGCAGGAGCAGACCGGGACGGTTCCAACTACACCGCGCGGCACCTGCTCGTCCTCGAGGGCCTCGAGGCCGTGCGCAAGCGCCCGGGCATGTACATCGGATCGACCGACAGTCGCGGTCTGATGCACTGCCTCTGGGAGATCATCGACAACTCCGTGGACGAGGCCCTCGGCGGCTACTGCGACCACATCGAGGTGATCCTCCACGACGACGCCTCCGTGGAGGTGCGCGACAACGGCCGGGGCATCCCGGTCGACGTCGAACCCAAGACCGGCCTCTCCGGCGTCGAGGTCGTCATGACGAAGCTGCACGCCGGCGGCAAGTTCGGCGGCGGCTCGTACGCGGCCTCCGGCGGTCTGCACGGCGTCGGTGCCTCCGTGGTGAACGCTCTCTCCGCCCGTCTGGACGTCGAGGTCGACCGCGGAGGGTACACCCACGCGATCAGCTTCCGGCGCGGCGTCCCCGGCGCATTCACCGCGGATGGGCCCGACGCCAAGTTCGACGCCAAGAGCGGCCTGCGCAAGGCCAAGAAGATCCCCAAGACGCGCACCGGCACGCGCGTGCGCTACTGGGCCGACCGACAGATCTTCCTCAAGGACGCCAAGCTCTCCCTGGAGACCCTCCACCAGCGCGCACGCCAGACGGCGTTCCTGGTCCCCGGTCTGACCATCGTCGTCCGCGACGAGTACGGCCTCGGCGAGGACGGCAGCAAGGGCGAGGAGTCCTTCCGCTTCGACGGCGGCATCAGTGAGTTCTGCGAGTACCTGGCCACCGACAAGCCGGTCTGCGACGTCCTCCGCTTCACCGGCCAGGGCACCTTCAAGGAGACCGTGCCGGTCCTCGACGAGCACGGCCAGATGACGCCCACCGAGGTCACTCGCGAGCTCGGCGTCGACGTCGCGCTGCGCTGGGGTACCGGCTACGACACGACCCTCCGGTCGTTCGTCAACATCATCGCCACCCCCAAGGGCGGCACCCACGTCGCCGGCTTCGAGCAGGCCGTGGTCAAGACGATGAACGAGGTCCTGCGCGCCAAGAAGCTGCTGCGCGTCGCCGAGGACGACATCGTCAAGGACGACGCCTTGGAGGGCCTCACCGCGGTCGTCACCGTCCGCCTCGCCGAGCCGCAGTTCGAGGGCCAGACGAAGGAGGTCCTCGGAACCTCGGCGGCCCGCCGGATCGTGAACACCGTGATCTCCAAGGAACTCAAGGCGTTCCTCACGTCCACGAAGCGGGACGCCGCCGCCCAGGCCCGTGTGGTCCTGGAGAAGGCCGTCGCCGCCGCCCGGACGCGCATCGCCGCCCGCCAGCACAAGGACGCGCAGCGCCGCAAGACCGCGCTGGAGTCCTCGTCACTGCCGGCCAAGCTCGCGGACTGCCGCAGCGACGACGTCGACCGCAGCGAACTGTTCATCGTCGAGGGCGACTCCGCGCTCGGTACGGCCAAGCTCGCCCGGAACTCCGAGTTCCAGGCGCTGCTGCCGATCCGCGGCAAGATCCTCAACGTCCAGAAGTCGTCCGTGACCGACATGCTGAAGAACGCCGAGTGCGGCGCGATCATCCAGGTCATAGGGGCGGGGTCGGGCCGGACCTTCGATATCGACGCGGCCCGCTACGGCAAGATCATCATGATGACCGACGCCGATGTGGACGGCTCGCACATCCGCACCCTGCTCCTGACGCTGTTCCACCGATACATGCGGCCCATGGTCGAGTCGGGCCGGGTCTTCGCCGCGGTACCGCCGCTGCACCGCATCGAGCTCGTCCAGCCCAAGAAGGGCCAGGACAAGTACGTCTACACCTACTCGGACCGCGAACTGCGGGACAAGCTCATGGAATTCCAGAGCCAGGGCATCCGGTACAAGGACTCCATCCAGCGCTACAAGGGTCTCGGTGAGATGGACGCCGACCAGCTGGCCGAGACGACGATGGACCCGCGTCACCGCACCCTGCGCCGGATCAACCTCTCCGACCTGGAAGCCGCCGAGCAGGTCTTCGACCTCCTGATGGGCAATGACGTGGCGCCGCGCAAGGAGTTCATCTCCAACTCGGCGGCGACGCTGGACCGGTCGCGCATCGACGCGTAG
- a CDS encoding cation acetate symporter, whose amino-acid sequence MTDNHQALALLLFSAFVAVTLGITTWVSRNRHGSAEEFYAGGRLFTPMENGFAIAGDYMSAASFLGVTGLIALFGYDGVLYVVGFLVAWLLVLFLVAELVRNCGRFTLADVVAARMSERPVRIAAGTSSVAVSVLYLVAQMVGAGSLVALLLGGRSEAAQAWTVIGVGALMVIYVSLGGMRATTWIQIVKAVLLLGGTIALTALVLMRFHGDLDRLLLSAAERSGHGDAFLAPGLKYGGDWTARFDFISLGLALVLGTAGLPHILSRFYTVPTARAARRSVVWSIGLIGGFYLMTIVLGFGAAAIVGPDAVRSSNASGNTAVPLLALDLGGGANSTGGTVLFAIVAAVAFATILAVVAGITLASSASVAHDLYASLRHERAKARSEVAVARIAAVAIGVVAIALGLLARDLNVAFLVGLAFAVAASANLPVLLYSLFWRGFTTRGAVWAVYGGLIPAVVLVLLSPMVSGGPESLFPDVDFQYFPLQNPGLVSIPLGFVAGWLGAVTSAEAPDEAKHAETEVRSLTGAGAV is encoded by the coding sequence GTGACGGACAACCATCAGGCGCTGGCGTTGCTGCTGTTCAGTGCGTTCGTCGCCGTCACACTGGGGATCACGACGTGGGTCAGCCGCAACAGGCACGGCTCGGCGGAGGAGTTCTACGCGGGCGGGCGGCTCTTCACCCCGATGGAGAATGGTTTTGCCATCGCAGGTGACTACATGTCGGCCGCCTCCTTCCTCGGTGTCACGGGGCTCATCGCGCTGTTCGGCTACGACGGGGTGCTGTACGTCGTGGGCTTCCTCGTGGCCTGGCTGCTGGTGCTCTTCCTCGTCGCCGAACTGGTGCGCAACTGCGGGCGCTTCACACTCGCCGACGTGGTCGCCGCGCGAATGAGCGAGCGGCCGGTGCGCATCGCGGCGGGAACCTCGTCGGTCGCCGTGTCCGTTCTCTATCTGGTGGCGCAGATGGTGGGCGCGGGCAGCCTGGTCGCGCTGCTGCTCGGGGGCAGGAGCGAGGCGGCGCAGGCCTGGACCGTCATCGGTGTCGGTGCGCTCATGGTGATCTATGTGTCGTTGGGAGGGATGCGGGCCACCACGTGGATCCAGATCGTCAAGGCGGTCCTGCTGCTCGGCGGCACCATCGCGCTCACCGCTCTCGTCCTGATGCGCTTCCACGGTGACCTCGACCGGCTCCTGCTCAGCGCGGCGGAGCGCAGCGGCCACGGTGACGCCTTCCTGGCGCCGGGACTGAAGTACGGCGGGGACTGGACCGCGCGCTTCGACTTCATCAGCCTGGGGCTCGCGCTGGTGCTGGGCACGGCCGGGCTGCCGCACATCCTGTCCCGCTTCTACACCGTGCCCACCGCTCGAGCCGCTCGTCGTTCGGTCGTCTGGTCGATCGGACTCATCGGTGGCTTCTATCTGATGACGATCGTCCTGGGCTTCGGCGCGGCTGCGATCGTGGGGCCGGATGCCGTACGCAGCTCGAACGCGTCCGGGAACACGGCGGTGCCGCTGCTGGCGCTCGACTTGGGCGGCGGCGCGAATTCCACCGGTGGAACCGTTCTCTTCGCGATCGTGGCCGCCGTCGCCTTCGCCACGATCCTCGCGGTGGTCGCCGGGATCACGCTCGCCTCCTCGGCGTCCGTGGCCCATGATCTGTACGCCTCACTGCGGCACGAACGGGCCAAAGCGCGCAGCGAGGTCGCCGTGGCGCGGATCGCCGCGGTCGCCATCGGTGTGGTCGCGATCGCCCTCGGCCTGCTCGCACGTGATCTCAACGTCGCCTTTCTGGTGGGCCTCGCGTTCGCGGTCGCAGCGTCTGCAAATCTTCCCGTGCTGCTGTACTCGCTGTTCTGGCGCGGCTTCACCACGCGCGGCGCCGTATGGGCCGTGTACGGCGGGCTGATCCCGGCCGTGGTGCTGGTGCTGCTCTCACCGATGGTGTCGGGCGGCCCCGAGTCGTTGTTCCCGGATGTGGACTTCCAGTACTTCCCGCTGCAGAACCCCGGCCTGGTGTCGATCCCCCTGGGCTTCGTCGCGGGCTGGCTGGGGGCGGTCACTTCGGCCGAGGCCCCGGACGAGGCCAAGCACGCGGAGACCGAGGTGCGGTCGTTGACGGGGGCGGGGGCCGTGTAG
- a CDS encoding FadR/GntR family transcriptional regulator, with protein MTTLAHTMMTTARSADSGLAGPGELDRYPYAEASVADRVGAPAWDSAEPELGRVGRRAAGSRGRGLHGQLVQQLGQMIVSGDLGADRPLVPEEIGQRFEVSRTVVRESLRVLEAKGLVSARPNVGTRVRPVSDWNLLDPDIIEWRAFGPQRDDQRRELSELRWTIEPLAARLAAGHGREDVQQRLADMVEIMGHAMGQGDVLTFSRADAEFHTLLIQVAGNRMLEHLSGIVSAALQVSGGPVTGCDRPNEASLVHHGRIVDALATGDGAAAEAAMRQLLTVHPEVERVVPAPREH; from the coding sequence GTGACTACCCTTGCGCACACCATGATGACCACCGCCCGCTCCGCCGACTCCGGTCTGGCCGGCCCGGGCGAACTCGACCGCTACCCCTACGCCGAGGCCTCCGTCGCCGACCGCGTCGGAGCCCCCGCGTGGGACAGCGCGGAACCTGAGCTCGGCCGCGTGGGCCGACGCGCCGCGGGCAGTCGCGGACGTGGGCTGCACGGCCAACTCGTCCAGCAGCTCGGTCAGATGATCGTCTCGGGCGACCTGGGCGCAGACCGCCCGCTGGTGCCCGAGGAGATCGGCCAGCGCTTCGAGGTCTCCCGCACCGTCGTCCGCGAGTCTCTCCGCGTCCTGGAGGCCAAGGGCCTGGTCAGCGCCCGCCCGAACGTCGGCACGCGCGTGCGCCCCGTCAGTGACTGGAATCTCCTCGACCCGGACATCATCGAATGGCGGGCGTTCGGGCCGCAGCGCGACGACCAGCGCCGCGAGCTGAGCGAACTGCGCTGGACGATCGAGCCGCTCGCCGCGCGCCTCGCCGCCGGGCACGGACGCGAGGACGTCCAGCAGCGGCTGGCCGACATGGTCGAGATCATGGGTCATGCCATGGGGCAGGGCGACGTGCTGACCTTCTCCCGCGCCGACGCCGAGTTCCACACGCTGCTCATCCAGGTCGCGGGCAATCGCATGCTGGAACACCTGTCCGGGATCGTGTCGGCCGCCCTGCAGGTCTCCGGCGGCCCCGTCACCGGCTGTGACAGGCCGAACGAGGCGTCCCTGGTCCACCACGGAAGGATCGTCGACGCCCTCGCGACGGGCGACGGGGCGGCGGCGGAGGCGGCCATGCGCCAACTACTCACGGTCCACCCCGAGGTGGAGCGCGTGGTCCCCGCGCCGCGCGAGCACTGA
- a CDS encoding RNA polymerase sigma factor yields MSASTSRTLPPEIAESVSVMALIERGKAEGQIAGDDVRRAFEADQIPATQWKNVLRSLNQILEEEGVTLMVSAAEPKRTRKSVAAKSPAKRTATKTVAAKTVTTRKATATTAAPAAPADPPAVDPAEEAAPAKKAAEKKVVAKKAAAKKTVAKKTAAKKTSAKKDDAELLEEEVLEETPKGGEEPEGAESAGFVLSDEDEDDAPAQQVAAAGATADPVKDYLKQIGKVPLLNAEQEVELAKRIEAGLFAEDKLANADKLAPKLKRELEIIAEDGRRAKNHLLEANLRLVVSLAKRYTGRGMLFLDLIQEGNLGLIRAVEKFDYTKGYKFSTYATWWIRQAITRAMADQARTIRIPVHMVEVINKLARVQRQMLQDLGREPTPEELAKELDMTPEKVIEVQKYGREPISLHTPLGEDGDSEFGDLIEDSEAVVPADAVSFTLLQEQLHSVLDTLSEREAGVVSMRFGLTDGQPKTLDEIGKVYGVTRERIRQIESKTMSKLRHPSRSQVLRDYLD; encoded by the coding sequence GTGTCGGCCAGCACATCCCGTACGCTCCCGCCGGAGATCGCCGAGTCCGTCTCTGTCATGGCGCTCATTGAGCGGGGAAAGGCTGAGGGGCAGATCGCCGGCGACGATGTGCGTCGGGCCTTCGAAGCTGACCAGATTCCGGCCACTCAGTGGAAGAACGTACTGCGCAGCCTCAACCAGATCCTCGAGGAAGAGGGTGTGACGCTGATGGTCAGTGCCGCGGAGCCCAAGCGCACCCGAAAGAGCGTCGCAGCGAAGAGTCCGGCCAAGCGCACCGCCACCAAGACGGTGGCAGCGAAGACGGTGACCACCAGGAAGGCCACCGCCACCACGGCCGCCCCGGCCGCGCCTGCCGACCCTCCCGCTGTCGATCCCGCCGAGGAAGCCGCGCCGGCCAAGAAGGCCGCTGAGAAGAAGGTCGTCGCCAAGAAGGCGGCGGCGAAGAAGACGGTCGCCAAGAAGACGGCGGCCAAGAAGACCAGTGCGAAGAAGGACGACGCCGAGCTGCTCGAGGAGGAGGTCCTCGAGGAAACCCCCAAGGGCGGCGAAGAGCCCGAGGGCGCCGAGAGCGCAGGTTTCGTGCTCTCCGACGAGGACGAGGACGACGCGCCGGCCCAGCAGGTCGCCGCGGCCGGCGCCACGGCCGACCCGGTCAAGGACTACCTCAAGCAGATCGGCAAGGTCCCCCTGCTCAACGCCGAGCAGGAGGTCGAGCTCGCCAAGCGGATCGAGGCCGGTCTGTTCGCCGAGGACAAGCTGGCCAACGCCGACAAGCTCGCTCCGAAGCTCAAGCGCGAGCTGGAGATCATCGCCGAGGACGGCCGCCGCGCCAAGAACCACCTCCTGGAGGCCAACCTCCGTCTGGTGGTCTCCCTGGCCAAGCGCTACACCGGCCGCGGCATGCTCTTCCTGGACCTCATCCAGGAGGGCAACCTCGGTCTGATCCGCGCGGTCGAGAAGTTCGACTACACCAAGGGCTACAAGTTCTCCACGTACGCCACCTGGTGGATCCGTCAGGCGATCACCCGCGCGATGGCCGACCAGGCGCGCACCATCCGTATCCCGGTGCACATGGTCGAGGTCATCAACAAGCTCGCGCGCGTGCAGCGCCAGATGCTCCAGGACCTGGGCCGCGAGCCCACCCCGGAGGAGCTGGCCAAGGAGCTCGACATGACCCCGGAGAAGGTCATCGAGGTCCAGAAGTACGGCCGCGAGCCCATCTCGCTGCACACCCCGCTGGGTGAGGACGGCGACAGCGAGTTCGGTGACCTCATCGAGGACTCCGAGGCCGTCGTCCCGGCCGACGCGGTCAGCTTCACGCTCCTCCAGGAGCAGCTGCACTCCGTGCTCGACACCCTGTCCGAGCGTGAGGCCGGTGTGGTCTCCATGCGGTTCGGTCTCACCGACGGTCAGCCGAAGACCCTCGACGAGATCGGCAAGGTGTACGGCGTCACGCGCGAGCGCATCCGCCAGATCGAGTCCAAGACCATGTCGAAGCTGCGCCACCCGTCGCGCTCCCAGGTCCTGCGCGACTACCTCGACTAG
- a CDS encoding DUF1453 domain-containing protein, with protein MSGLVEALLIVAVAVLVIVRQFRAQQVGTDRRRWLAPVVLAVIALREPGILDAHHRTESALLLGAELLIGLATGAGWAWTTRVWVETDGSVWSRSTKASAAVWIVGIGLRIGLFAGGSVLGVHQDGSALLPALAGTLLVRSGLLALRARSLQPTPARGSAYGDDMTRSARKERV; from the coding sequence GTGTCCGGGCTTGTCGAGGCGTTGCTGATCGTGGCCGTTGCCGTCCTGGTGATCGTGCGCCAGTTCCGCGCCCAACAGGTCGGCACAGACCGACGCCGGTGGCTGGCGCCCGTGGTCCTGGCCGTCATAGCCCTGCGCGAACCCGGCATACTCGATGCCCACCACCGCACCGAGTCGGCCCTCCTGCTCGGCGCCGAACTGCTCATCGGCCTGGCCACCGGCGCCGGCTGGGCCTGGACCACCCGCGTGTGGGTGGAGACGGACGGCTCCGTGTGGAGCAGGAGCACCAAGGCGAGCGCGGCGGTCTGGATCGTCGGAATCGGCCTGCGCATCGGCCTCTTCGCGGGCGGTTCGGTGCTGGGTGTGCATCAGGACGGCTCGGCCCTGCTGCCGGCGCTTGCCGGTACCTTGCTGGTCCGCTCGGGGCTCCTGGCCTTGCGGGCGCGGTCCCTGCAGCCGACTCCTGCGCGCGGCTCGGCCTACGGTGACGACATGACCCGGTCCGCGAGGAAGGAGCGTGTGTGA
- a CDS encoding sensor histidine kinase: MTENVWTRWPSQEALGREGISRPRRLLAWTVRLLVLGLLLWGAFTGDHVRGWEAFAGAVGVLLAALLAWAFFRSTLQHRFWPSLGSFALLQGVAVVAQVTGFRVPALVIWCGCAVSALERFPAAVALPAAGMALGSYGVVSNDDLLTTLVTGIGIALAGYTLRLDAEARGNAQRLLAQERAARLAEAQSAALAERARIAREIHDVLAHSLSAQLVHLEAARLLIERGADREQILDRVVAARGMARDGLAETRQALSALRGELTPLEDFLRGVVGAADGAELTITGERRPLSAEASQAVRRVAQEALTNVRKHAPSAKVHVQMDYGAHGVTLDVRDSGGLPGELDGAGAGYGLLGMRERAELLGGSLRAGPDEEGFVVTLQVPA; this comes from the coding sequence GTGACGGAGAACGTCTGGACACGCTGGCCTTCCCAGGAGGCGCTCGGGCGCGAGGGAATCTCACGGCCCCGGCGACTGCTGGCCTGGACGGTGCGGCTGCTCGTTCTGGGCCTGCTGCTGTGGGGCGCCTTCACCGGCGACCACGTGCGCGGCTGGGAGGCGTTCGCGGGAGCGGTGGGGGTGCTTCTGGCGGCGCTGCTCGCCTGGGCGTTCTTCCGCAGCACGCTCCAGCACCGGTTCTGGCCGTCGCTGGGGTCGTTCGCGCTGCTGCAGGGCGTCGCCGTCGTGGCCCAGGTCACGGGGTTCCGGGTGCCGGCACTCGTCATCTGGTGCGGGTGCGCGGTCTCGGCACTGGAGCGGTTCCCCGCGGCTGTCGCTCTGCCCGCCGCAGGAATGGCCCTCGGCTCGTACGGCGTCGTCAGCAATGACGACCTGCTGACGACTCTGGTCACCGGCATCGGTATCGCCCTCGCCGGATACACGCTGCGCCTCGACGCCGAGGCGCGCGGCAACGCACAGCGGCTGCTCGCCCAGGAGCGTGCCGCGCGCCTGGCAGAGGCGCAGTCGGCGGCGCTGGCGGAGCGGGCCCGCATCGCGCGGGAGATCCACGATGTGCTGGCCCACAGCCTCTCGGCGCAGCTCGTGCACCTGGAGGCGGCGCGACTGCTGATCGAGCGCGGAGCCGATCGGGAGCAGATCCTCGACCGTGTGGTGGCTGCGCGGGGCATGGCCCGCGACGGTCTCGCCGAGACCCGGCAGGCACTCTCCGCGCTGCGCGGCGAGCTGACCCCGCTGGAGGACTTCCTACGCGGGGTCGTCGGCGCGGCGGACGGCGCCGAGCTCACCATTACGGGTGAACGCAGACCTCTTTCCGCCGAGGCGTCCCAGGCCGTGCGCAGGGTCGCTCAGGAAGCCCTGACCAACGTCCGCAAACACGCCCCGAGCGCCAAGGTGCACGTACAGATGGACTATGGCGCGCACGGGGTGACGCTGGATGTGAGGGACTCGGGGGGCCTGCCGGGGGAGCTGGACGGGGCTGGGGCTGGGTACGGTCTGCTGGGGATGCGGGAGCGCGCCGAGCTGCTCGGCGGTTCGCTCCGGGCCGGGCCGGACGAGGAGGGGTTCGTGGTGACGTTGCAGGTGCCGGCATGA
- a CDS encoding response regulator, whose amino-acid sequence MTEEDGRKPARVVVADDQTVVREGIVMLLGLLPGVEVVGAAGDGDEAVKLVAELDPDVVLMDLRMPRCDGVEATRRIRAEHPRTQVVVLTTYADDDSLFPALRAGARGYLTKDAGGDEIVRAVHSVLSGDAGLSPSIQRRLLERLSDPEPRPAEPAEAPDGLTARETEVLVLIAEGLSNQQIARKLHVSTATVKTHINNMFAKTGLKGRAQAVRYAYAKGVARPPAG is encoded by the coding sequence ATGACGGAGGAGGACGGCAGGAAGCCGGCGCGCGTGGTGGTGGCGGACGATCAGACCGTCGTCAGGGAGGGCATCGTGATGCTGCTGGGGCTGTTGCCCGGGGTCGAGGTCGTCGGCGCCGCGGGGGACGGGGACGAAGCGGTGAAGCTGGTGGCAGAACTCGACCCGGACGTGGTCCTGATGGACCTGCGGATGCCCCGCTGTGACGGGGTCGAGGCAACGCGGAGGATCCGGGCGGAGCATCCCAGGACGCAGGTGGTGGTGCTCACGACGTACGCCGACGACGACTCGCTGTTCCCCGCGCTGAGAGCGGGGGCGCGCGGGTACCTCACCAAGGACGCCGGCGGGGACGAGATCGTGCGGGCCGTGCACAGTGTGCTGTCGGGGGACGCGGGGCTGTCGCCGAGCATCCAACGGCGACTGCTGGAGCGGCTGTCGGACCCCGAGCCGCGACCGGCGGAACCGGCAGAGGCGCCGGACGGGCTGACCGCGCGGGAGACCGAGGTGCTCGTGCTGATCGCCGAAGGCCTCAGCAATCAGCAGATCGCCCGCAAGCTGCATGTGTCCACCGCGACCGTGAAGACCCACATCAACAACATGTTCGCCAAGACGGGACTCAAGGGCCGGGCCCAGGCTGTGCGTTACGCGTATGCGAAGGGAGTGGCGCGGCCACCAGCGGGTTAG
- a CDS encoding trypsin-like serine protease, producing MRRPFPRALARQLILATTAAALPLVSAVPVSAGSVVVGGFPVDISASPWAVALSSRDRFGGMRSGQFCGGVAIGPRIVLTAAHCVGDDVLGAPPNRVRDFKVITGRTNLLSAQGQEIPVRDIWVNPGYDAFSNGGDFAVLTLAEPLPRAAVIRMAASGDPAYAPGTGATVYGWGDTTGVGDYAHGLRAARVQVLPDARCQAAYPGNGNGNGTYRARTMVCAGKPEGGPDACQGDSGGPLVAQGRLIGLVSWGSGCGRAGSPGVYTRVSDAVRVLSRSGGSRGAHTASSGS from the coding sequence ATGCGTCGTCCCTTCCCGCGGGCGCTGGCCCGGCAGCTGATCCTGGCCACCACGGCAGCGGCCCTACCGCTGGTGTCCGCTGTCCCCGTGTCCGCCGGCAGTGTTGTCGTCGGCGGTTTCCCGGTCGACATCTCCGCGAGCCCGTGGGCGGTCGCGCTGTCCAGCCGTGACCGGTTCGGAGGTATGAGATCCGGGCAGTTCTGCGGCGGCGTGGCGATCGGCCCCAGAATCGTGCTCACGGCGGCCCACTGTGTGGGCGACGACGTCCTGGGCGCGCCACCGAACCGTGTGCGCGACTTCAAGGTCATCACGGGGCGCACCAACCTGCTGTCGGCTCAAGGGCAGGAGATCCCTGTACGCGACATCTGGGTGAATCCGGGCTACGACGCCTTCAGCAATGGCGGGGACTTCGCCGTACTCACTCTTGCCGAACCCCTCCCGAGGGCCGCGGTCATCAGGATGGCCGCCTCGGGCGATCCTGCGTACGCACCGGGTACGGGGGCCACGGTCTACGGCTGGGGGGACACCACCGGCGTAGGTGACTACGCGCACGGCCTGCGGGCGGCGCGCGTGCAGGTGCTGCCCGACGCCCGGTGCCAGGCGGCGTACCCGGGCAACGGCAACGGCAACGGCACGTACCGCGCACGGACCATGGTCTGTGCCGGGAAGCCGGAGGGAGGCCCCGATGCCTGCCAGGGGGACAGTGGTGGGCCGCTGGTCGCCCAGGGCCGGCTGATCGGGCTTGTGTCGTGGGGGAGCGGCTGCGGTCGGGCCGGGAGTCCTGGCGTCTACACACGCGTCTCGGACGCCGTGCGGGTCCTGAGTCGCAGCGGGGGGTCGCGGGGCGCGCACACGGCGTCCAGCGGGTCCTGA
- a CDS encoding DUF485 domain-containing protein, whose amino-acid sequence MQSSNGPARDGGGGPESPAENNRGHVPASAEAAGGVRYDDPWYDALASGWGESGTVNTADPLVQAARGEPASGGDVAAADVYLEVQRSEAFQEVRRRYRSFVVPAVALFFAWYVGYVVTATTAPGFMARPVAGAVNVAMLAGLGQFLSTFLLAWAYTRHARLRRDHAALELRWDTQELTREARGGVS is encoded by the coding sequence ATGCAGTCAAGCAACGGTCCTGCCCGCGACGGCGGGGGCGGTCCCGAGAGTCCGGCCGAGAACAACCGTGGTCATGTTCCGGCATCCGCCGAGGCGGCCGGAGGCGTGCGCTACGACGACCCCTGGTACGACGCACTCGCCTCGGGCTGGGGCGAGTCGGGCACGGTGAACACGGCCGATCCCCTGGTTCAGGCGGCGCGCGGGGAGCCGGCGAGCGGCGGGGATGTGGCCGCGGCAGACGTCTACCTCGAGGTTCAGCGGAGTGAGGCCTTCCAGGAGGTGCGCCGCCGGTACCGGAGTTTCGTAGTGCCTGCGGTCGCCCTGTTCTTCGCCTGGTACGTGGGGTACGTCGTGACGGCGACGACGGCGCCGGGATTCATGGCGCGGCCCGTGGCGGGCGCGGTGAATGTGGCGATGCTCGCCGGGCTCGGACAATTCCTCAGCACGTTCCTGCTTGCCTGGGCGTACACGCGGCATGCGCGGTTGCGCCGCGATCACGCCGCGCTCGAACTGCGCTGGGACACCCAGGAGCTGACACGTGAGGCGAGAGGCGGTGTGTCGTGA